One stretch of Spartobacteria bacterium DNA includes these proteins:
- a CDS encoding SDR family oxidoreductase, whose amino-acid sequence MGNFKNKTAYVTGGAGGIGRVAALGLAREGADVAIVDINAAGARNVSEEIEKLGRRSMAIQCDVTSEESVQNMMDTIISEWGRIDIAFYNAGIADNTAAEDMEYAAWRRLMDINLNGIFLCCRAAGRQMIVQKSGVIINTASMSGSVVNVPQPQCSYNTSKAGVIMLTKSLAMEWAPHNVRVNCISPGYIGTEMTLAAPEEWKSVWTANTPQRRMGKPEELVSAILYLADDSSTYTTGLDLVVDGGYSCV is encoded by the coding sequence ATGGGAAATTTCAAAAATAAAACAGCATATGTCACCGGCGGTGCCGGTGGTATCGGAAGAGTCGCTGCCCTTGGGTTAGCCCGGGAAGGCGCGGATGTTGCCATTGTCGATATCAATGCAGCAGGAGCCCGGAACGTCTCAGAGGAAATCGAAAAGCTGGGCCGTCGCTCGATGGCGATTCAGTGCGATGTAACCAGCGAAGAGAGTGTTCAGAACATGATGGACACGATTATCAGCGAATGGGGTCGCATCGATATTGCCTTTTATAACGCGGGTATTGCTGACAATACCGCAGCGGAGGACATGGAATATGCTGCATGGCGACGGCTGATGGATATCAATCTCAACGGTATTTTTCTTTGCTGCCGCGCGGCCGGACGTCAAATGATCGTACAGAAATCGGGTGTGATCATCAATACAGCATCCATGTCCGGATCCGTTGTCAATGTGCCCCAGCCCCAGTGTTCCTACAACACCTCGAAGGCGGGGGTGATTATGCTGACCAAATCACTGGCCATGGAATGGGCTCCCCACAATGTGAGGGTCAACTGCATCAGCCCTGGATATATCGGCACCGAAATGACGCTGGCCGCTCCCGAGGAATGGAAAAGCGTGTGGACAGCCAATACCCCGCAGCGTCGTATGGGTAAACCCGAAGAACTGGTGAGTGCCATCCTCTATTTAGCCGATGACTCCTCCACCTACACCACGGGTTTGGATTTGGTCGTTGATGGGGGGTATTCCTGCGTATAG
- a CDS encoding ABC transporter permease: MNSKGVTYNEENSQPLWVKRVLKWMLEQSTLVVFVVMLIVAHFMSDRFYTGDNITNVLRQSVPLGIVAIGLLFVILTGGIDLSVGSVMALCAVATAITLPSYGLFAGLLVGIGTGLICGAVSGFFVAFGRMAPFVATLVTMTVCRGLALIWSKGQPIFVDNESFVDFGVGYLWGLPMPVYVLIAAFLLAAFVLHKMMFGRMAIAIGSNETATRFSGIKVPYYKFSMYALSGLACGVAGIISATRTGVGSPILGIAFELDAIAACVIGGASLSGGRGTAFNTVLGVLILSMISNLMNLMNIPGYNQQVVKGVIIALAVLIEGFKNKRA, translated from the coding sequence GTTAAACGTGTTCTGAAATGGATGCTGGAACAGTCGACACTGGTGGTGTTTGTGGTCATGCTGATTGTGGCCCATTTCATGTCGGATCGTTTTTATACCGGCGACAATATTACCAATGTGCTTCGCCAGAGTGTCCCTCTGGGCATTGTCGCCATTGGACTGCTGTTTGTCATTTTAACCGGGGGTATTGATTTATCCGTGGGATCGGTGATGGCTCTATGTGCCGTTGCCACGGCCATCACACTGCCAAGCTATGGACTGTTTGCAGGGCTGCTGGTCGGTATTGGAACGGGACTGATCTGTGGTGCCGTTTCGGGTTTTTTCGTTGCATTTGGCCGCATGGCCCCATTCGTGGCCACACTGGTTACCATGACCGTCTGCCGCGGTCTGGCACTGATCTGGTCCAAAGGGCAGCCCATTTTTGTGGACAACGAAAGCTTTGTTGATTTTGGCGTAGGCTATCTGTGGGGACTGCCCATGCCGGTGTACGTATTGATCGCCGCCTTTCTTCTGGCCGCCTTTGTGCTGCACAAAATGATGTTTGGACGTATGGCCATTGCTATTGGAAGCAATGAAACAGCCACCCGTTTTTCGGGCATCAAAGTCCCGTACTACAAATTTTCCATGTATGCCCTGTCCGGTCTTGCCTGTGGTGTTGCAGGCATTATCTCGGCTACACGAACCGGCGTAGGATCTCCTATTCTCGGCATTGCCTTTGAACTGGATGCCATTGCAGCCTGTGTCATTGGCGGCGCAAGTCTTTCAGGCGGCCGTGGCACGGCGTTTAATACAGTCCTCGGGGTCCTGATTCTCTCCATGATTTCCAACCTGATGAATCTGATGAATATTCCGGGGTACAATCAGCAGGTGGTCAAAGGGGTCATTATCGCTCTGGCCGTGCTTATCGAAGGTTTCAAAAACAAGAGAGCGTAA